A genomic region of Glycine max cultivar Williams 82 chromosome 15, Glycine_max_v4.0, whole genome shotgun sequence contains the following coding sequences:
- the LOC100803003 gene encoding RING-H2 finger protein ATL74, which yields MAETHSFTHTPLITPTISPTRSKPCNPPEHSINLMVVLAVIVCAFLCALGLNTMLQCVFQCANRVLTEPLQWIASRRLNSGLKKREMVALPTSTYTHSCASPSSPSNNICAICLTEFSDGDRIRFLPNCNHRFHVDCIDKWLLSHSSCPTCRNLLKPTDSVHSLHTVVS from the coding sequence ATGGCTGAAACTCACTCATTTACTCACACTCCCTTAATCACACCCACTATCAGCCCCACCAGAAGCAAACCATGCAACCCTCCAGAACACAGCATCAACTTGATGGTTGTGTTAGCAGTCATAGTGTGTGCCTTCCTATGCGCTCTTGGTCTCAACACAATGCTGCAATGTGTGTTCCAATGTGCCAATCGCGTTCTCACGGAGCCCCTTCAGTGGATTGCCTCAAGGAGGCTCAATTCTGGCCTCAAGAAGAGAGAAATGGTGGCTTTGCCAACCTCAACTTACACTCATTCTTGTGCCTCTCCATCTTCGCCCTCCAATAATATTTGTGCCATTTGCTTAACGGAATTCTCTGATGGGGATAGGATAAGGTTCCTGCCAAACTGCAATCACCGTTTTCACGTTGATTGCATTGATAAGTGGCTGCTTTCTCACTCTTCTTGCCCAACTTGTAGGAACTTGCTCAAGCCCACTGATTCAGTACACTCCTTGCATACTGTAGTATCatag